In Vigna radiata var. radiata cultivar VC1973A unplaced genomic scaffold, Vradiata_ver6 scaffold_184, whole genome shotgun sequence, the sequence AGTTTTTGTTGCATCTGttgtttactttattataatttttttttcttattgataattactttcttaatattttactttaattctaTATATTCTCACATGTAGGATATTGGGAACGAATTCAGTccaaaaatcaatatatagagTATAAGCATAAGGATAACATAGATTGAGACACAGAAATCTACCTTATTAGAACTTACATCAGGccaatctaaaattaaaatgttacaaTGTATAATCAAAATCTTGAAAGTTCACCTAACTGCAAACATGgataatagaatatatatacAATTAGATTTCAAAGTTGAAACAATCtcaatcaataattttattcatgTAAGTCTAATTGAGactcaatattaattttttaaaaggaatACATTAAATTATAAGTTGTAGAACAACCCTTCAATCTTACAAACCTGGAAACGTAATGGTGGTCAATCCTAACAAATGGCCAGTTCAATATACTGTTtcatattatagaaatataatggaaaaaataatgttaggtaaaaaaaataatgaaatttaggTTGGTATGGGCTATTAGTAACTTCAGttcttttaaattctaattaccATTGTTCTAAGATTTAGAATGATTTTCCTTATAAGTAACAATATTTAAGAGAAATCAGTCaatcaataaaaagaacaataacatttgaaaagaatgaaaaaacagaagaaagagaagaattgGCTCATGCAAAAATGCATAGTTTAGCTAAAATCTAGAGGTCAATTTCAGTTAAAgcaaatattgtttaaaaacaaattacctTTCTTCCATCAGCTTGAGCATAGGATTCActctagaaaaaaattataaaaatataaaacatttgatCCCAAAAGATAAGGAGTTCTATCTTTTTGTGTGCGTGGCATTTTGGGAGATATTTGGATAAAGAATGAAGTTTAAATCAACTTGAAAGAATATTCGAAGTTCACTCATTTGTCCTCAAATTCATTATAGTGTAAAAGGAAAAACCATCATTACTTTGAGTGGGAAATTTATCGTATTGATAttgaatataacttttttaaatttatatagtttttttatatacataaacattacataatttaaatcaGTATTATTGATttgacttttttatatatatatatatatatttaaatgaatttaccAGTTGTCTTATTTAAGTGATTTAGATTAAGattggaaaacaaattttaaatatgagcTTGAATCAGATCATCTAATATGTTTTAACATTAGTgataaatttaagtatattaactgaatcaaattttgagtttaaagtaaaaaatttattatgatgaTTTTAAGATTCAGATGTTATAATTAAATCTTTAGAATTTAATAGATTTAAGATTTAGAAGGATCTTAAACTTTCATTGATATTGAATAactaaatgaatatatatatttaatcaaaagaaaatagtagaaaaCAATAAGTCAATTCAATCTCAATACTTTTTACAATCGTTATTTCAGTTACAGCAGtatttacttttcaaattaaaataaattttataattttaactgttAAGTAGATCatgttaacattattttttttaaatcttcattataatttttaaatagattttagCTATTGTGAAATTTGcataaatttatgtaaatacaaaactttttaaaaattttacatcaaATCAGTacatttatttactaaaaaaaatcttaatagaTAATAACCTACCTATATAAGTGAAAACCAAGAATTTGAAAGTCACAAAGACAACATATGCATTTAGTTTGaggttgaaaaaatatttatgataatagtCAAACTTTTGAAATCACTTTAGACTGTGAGGTTACAcacaatttacaaaataatggtcataaatttttctttctctaattataatatctcaaaattatcattattcaaCTAAATGAAGTGATCTCTATCCTTCTCAAGTATGAAGATTCATGGAAGATATCATACTTTTTGTACGTTGGATGAATGATAAAGGACAATTGCAATATGAAAAGATTTTCTCTCCCACAATATTTCATATAacattatgttatatttataatgttattattcatttcaaaaatatattttagtttaaatttatatttttgtatagaaACGTTACCaagttgatttaatttttccaaTTCGGAATGTTGATAAGGTGAGGTATGTTTAAATACTTagactaaaataaaatgtagtggaataaagataataaatatattttaacaaattatttgtaGCTTCTAAAGTTTGTATATTAGTTAATCATAGAATGATAgagtatttataatattttataattgtatatattGTGTACATATATGTGCATAGCTagtatattaattgaaaaactgTAATTATGAgatcaaataataataagatcaaataataatagagatcattcaacaaaaacaagatatagttttttctatcttttccctctttttctttttaagaaatgataaaaaaaaaacagcaataTTTAAATCATTGGATTTATTTATGGAACAAAACATAACTGCAATACAACAAATGTTGTTTAATCAAAACAAGTCATGAATAACTTTGAATGATCTTAACCACCAAGAAATATtaagaaggaaagaaacaagttgagaaagaaaaaattgaaaatatcaaTAGACAGCAAGGCTAAAATATACAGAATCTCTCTACCAGACATATATATCAATCACACCCTATGTTTAATATTGAGCATTCCCTCTAACactaattgattttattttatttgagaagATCACCTTGACATATCAggatatatttttatcacacCTTGTTCCACTTTTTTATCATCGGTCCTCTTCAGTCCAGAGGCAACTGCTGCGAGCAGTTGCACTCCATTGTCATTATCTTCCTCCCCCACGTTTTCGGATTCAGGAAAACCTATCCTATTCGCTTCCTGAAAtcacatattaataaaaataaaattgtccaGTATTTGAAGTTGAAGTTTCTCCAATCAAAAGCATTTCACTTTTTACTTATTGAAACACTTACCGAGAATTTTTCTGCAGCATTTTGCTCGTTAACATAAACACGAGCAGCAGCAGCCTATGGTTcatcatgagaaaaaaaaagtatgaatttatatataagatCATAACCAAGAAAAAAGATATCaaactgttttattttacatCCTTACCCTTAACACATCCAGCTTTTCTTGACTAATTGGCTTGACCTGCATGAAATCTGGCTTTTTAAACCTTGCTGGTCGTCTGTCTAATACCATTGATGAATCtctttaaagaaaatgtttgaagaagaaaattttgacaACAATGATACAGACAAAtgaagtgtatatatatatatagtttggcCAGCTTCAGTTCATTTTAGAAACACAAGTATATGTATATTCGTTACAGCAGATGACTTTAACAGACTTCAACAGTTTCCAGTGGAATCGACACACATGAATAGCGGTTTCACGATGTCCCGGGTTTCAAAAAAATAGTAACGTTAAAGCTATGGCTTGTAAAAATAAGCTATGCTATCAGCCTATATGTCTGAGAAGAAATGCTGGTGTGAAatactaataaattatataataaaaataaaaaagaaaaataataattatgattgaaagcattgaatgagttattaattgcataaaaaacaagaaataacgCGTGAAGCGGTGAGGTGTAAAGAGGGGAGACCTAGGAAACAAAGAAAGACTGTCATATAGTAAGGTGAAGAGTAACCGTCATCGATGGTGTACTTTGTCTTCTGAGTATCTTCTTTTGTCACCCTGAATATCAGATAACTGATAACTGTAGCTTAGCTTAGCTGTTAAAGCTCAGGCAGACGAACCAGCGTTGCTCACGTTGAACTGTACCTGCATGTAATCCTGTGCTTATACCTAGCCAGGTcattatgtttaaataaaaataaataaataaatatatttaacttttgcAGGTCCACCAATTTGTATTTTACACCCAGAAATTGTGTATTCCGATgccaatttattttattttctggaaGGGTTATGCTAATGTAAGCCAAATTCCATCTGACACACCCAAACAAACTTCAGCACCCGTTCATCTGACAAATTATGTTTTGTccgttttatatataattactttctCTTCACGCTATCATCATGCCCACCATAAAAAGTTAATTGCTCTTCCTTTAATGATGTATTTGACGTTTTgctttcaaataataaaattaagaaaactaatTAATCATTCttaacattaaatgttttttaatattattaattatgattttcagTTTTGAATTCTGCATGAACATATGTACTGTAAGAGTGTTGATaactaaatcaaatattaataaaaaatgtgctttaaaaatttacttataaggataaattacaaaaagaatacTTTTAAAACTGATGTAacatagtaaaatttaataaaattaaactaaaacagTTAGAATAACTCCGGTTATGAAAATGCTCTTAATCTTTTGAATCTAATTACTCACTCAAGTACttactatttgttttttttttaattttaatttactatactataattttaagtaaaaacaCATCTTCATTGTAAGAGTCATACTCAAGTAAGTTTAAGACTTTATCATTACACTATAGTAGCATAGTAGTAGAAATTTCAAGACCtttgatcataaaaataacataatacagTTTCTGtcagttattaaataaaaattaattaaagtgtgattcttataaaaaattattgtaaaaaaatatcttaaaaattgtgggagttatattataaatagaatatttggGATATTCTAAACCTTGTATTAGcaaatattgtaataatatatcACTTACATTATATTTCTATCAACCTGGAGGCTAATACATTTTAAGCAATAGGATTACATAAGATAAATCTCATTTTGAGTTATTCAGCTAAACAATATCTCTAACTAACATTaaatttttgatataaaaattcatattacAAAAGAGTGCATTATATCTTatgtaaagtaaaaatattgtaaaggATGTAGAAGTAAAGTGACATAAtagaactaaaaaaaaagtcaattaaaACCTCATCAAATAATCTTTAAAGTGAATATGACTTAATTTCAatctcaatatatatattatcaaatatagtTCTGTTATGTTCACGGGGAACTATCTAATCATTATCAATCATACACAGAACATAAAAAACGTacattttttagattaaaatgtgttttattcacacgtttaaaaaagaatttttaaaaaactatacaaGAAAATTTGTACCAATTAACTTATatgtgaattatttttaattgagttaatttttTCCTTTAGAACATTTGGGAAAATCCACTTAATCAACCTAATGTTCaataatttaacaattataatgacaaatcatatttttttaacaaaggaTCATCCAAATTTGTTATCCTTGTAGTCTTCTCCAAGATAGACAAGAATGAttgttataaatgatttaatctCAGAATGAGATAAGAAGTATGTTGTGGAGCTACACTGAatacttttaaaagtttaaaatatatatatatatacaattggCTTACTCAAAAATTTCTCTAAAGATACACCTcacattgaaaaacaaaacagcataccttaaatttaattaaaatgaacaaggacctaactaatttaataatagggtttaaaaacaaacacatataaAAATGATGTAAATGTAATAAGACaatgaaaaataatcaatttgtttcaaaatatttctaAGAGATATTTTTTTGGTCAGTTTTATTTACTTTCAATCaaattatcttaataaataattcatattttcattagtAATTATAAGGCTAACTTATCCTTCCGTATAAcatctttttcattatattagtAGAAATTAAGTTTTCAAAGGATTATAAAGATAATTCTTTTTTGACATTGGaaacttaaaaatacaaattaaaagtttaattgcttataaattatgttttgtaCTACAAACTATTGCAATCTATCCTGGAAGAGATGTGCTTCTTCCATATATCAAAAACTAGTGACTTCCAAAAAAATCTAATGTCGCTTCTAATCACATATATAACAATtctaatatattgatatatatatatatatatatatatatatatatatatataaagtgaaaaagttattgtttctttttcaataaatattcatattcatGATTTAGTTTTCACTGTATCCATCACAAACCTTATTTAATGCAATTTTACACTCCCTTGggaatgataataatttataaatttttgaaatttgacttTCAATTGGAATACTACTGCATtaactgcataaaaaaaaactgcaTAGAAGAATTTACTGCATTTATGATATTATCAACAATTGAAGAGCCTTTAATGCTTGGTGAAGAACTCGGTAAATTTTAATCTATGACAGCAATAGAGATCATGAAGCAAAACCAAAGAGGTCAAATGCAAAGTGCGAAATTTAGATAGTTCAGAATAACAGGACAATAACATTCTCAACTGAAGGAAATGAACTGTTTGATAAtttaaacaacaataacaataagAACGCTAAACCAAAGAAAACACAGAAATAAGTACTCCTTAAACATCTCCAACACCATCATAGCATATTCCAATGGAACAATGTTTCACTCGTAGTCATCACAGTCAGAGACGACAACATCCTTTTTCACCTGCTTTGAGGTTGTTTCCACTGGCACCAAAccctaataaaagaaaaaaaacataatgaacACATTATTTGCTTTCAACATTTCATCTCATCTTAATTTCGCTTTTTCATCAGAAAAAAGTTAATTGGTATCGgtatttaaaaattgtaatttctgATGCATAACAATCTTAAGAAACTAATTAAGAATAGGAAAAATCACTAGCACAGTGCTTGTTACACAGATCCTGTTTCATTCAGAAAACTTCTCAAAACAAGAAATAGATCTGGTGTACCCCATAAAAGGAAAAGTTCTGATGATCTgctaaaataaaagtaaatcatTATTACCAAATCTAAGAAATCATTTCAATTACCGTCAGGAATATTTTCAGAGCTTCCTCCTTGGTGTGGGAATTGATGATTTTGAGGGCTGCCTCCTGCAAAGagaattttaagaataaagaaaaaaaaaatggaagaaattaaTTGGATCTTGGAACAGTAAAGAGAAAGATCagagtaaaattataataataatttagaagAAAGAGAGTGATCAAACCCTGGCATTATCCATTTCCTCCTGAAGTAAAGTTTTTGGTTCATCCTCGAGAGAATTTCTCCTTTCAAGCTTGGGAGGAGGAGACACTGGTGTTAATGGTTTCTCGATGTTGTCATTGTTCTCCAGTGGTGATGGTGGTGCTGCAGGCGCTGCGTAACGCTTCATCTTCAGGCTTTGCAGAAAGAACACAGAAGCTGGCTAGAAGCCTTGGAAATTAaatagaatgaaagagatacttAATTGTGGGtgttttttttccaatttgtaACCGATGGGTGCAGAAAATTGGCATCTTTGACTGTCATTATGAAGAGGGTGAGAGGGGCACAGCTGTGGTTTCAACAGATGAATTAACGTGGCAGCCATGGCGAGGAACAAACAGAAATGCACATACAAATGGCAAAGTAAGATGAATATAGGTTTCTTAGGCTCTAGTAACGCATGAAAAACCAAGCTCAGTACAAGCCAAAAcctttgtttttcttcctctctctcaGCTTGGAGGTTTATTATGTCACTAGCGGAAAGCAGGCATGTGATCCTGTCTTCTGAATATCATCTCTATTTTCTAATTTCATCTTAAAATCACTTTAAATTCacacaaatttaaaacatcaacaaatcacttaaaaataaaataaaaagaattctaAAACTTAACtaagattaaaaagaaaatgtgcatgtttacatatataataagtGAAATTTGGTTATCTGATTCATTTatgaatatttgttaaattattcaatataagTCTTTATTCCCTATTGAATGCCCTAATTCtttcaaagagaaaaaacaagTGTTCAATAACTAAACTGAACTGTTCATAACTCAACAAATACAGAGTCCCAAACCCCAAACCATACCCATTCATTAATCTTTCATTGAACACACATAAATTAAAAGCCATCCCAAAAAGGGCTAAATCTTACACCACATTAAGAACAGGATGTcaagaatacaaaaataaaaaaccagaTGAAGAATGTTTGAAACAATTTGCAAATAGCAAAGTGCTTACGCTCTAGGTCACCACCATTGCGGACTTGTTCTAGTACACCCATATGTGTGACTAATCTTATCGATATTTTTCTATACAGCTTTTAGCTTTAGcagaaacaatttcaaatattatttttaattttatctttaaactgATTTAGCTTTTTAAATCTAAGATGATTGAGTATTTATCAACCTTaatctaaattagtttttaaatgttaaaatttttcatGCCATATCCGTAAAGATATGTTAATAGTGGTTCATTGGATGCTTTAGTCGATGAGATTACAATGAACAATGCTGTGCAGTTCTGAAATTCCCAGATACCTAGAAGAGAGGGACAATACATGTTGGCTTCTCTCATTTCTAGTCTTGTGACAATGTCTTGGCTTGACATTGATTTGGATGTTCCTCACCTTCCTCATCCCCTATCCCCGCAGAACCCACCTTATCGTTCTTTGGATTAATCACTGCTGCATTAGAATTGTTTGGACCATTATGACtgtaaaaaactaaagaaaacatTAACTGGTAAAATAATTGGTCACACTATTACAAATTGCTGAGAATGGGTGAAACGATGGTGTAAAAACTGGCTTGAATAGATCTATTtcatttttcgtttttttcttaaattttgtaattttttattgaatcaaaaatgtttttcaagtAGATGAAATTCATGTTCAGATACCATTAGAttgtaatacaaattttaaaaaaatatagaaaattttaaaatctaacacATTTTAGAACAATCATGTGGATGAAATGACGTTTATAAATACCATGTACACTACCATTTGCTTATGTCAACACACAACTTGACAATAtctaatacaaataaaacaattataaaatacatttcttCAACTACTACTTTCAATTTCTactattttcacattttttttcgaTCCCATCAATTATTCTTTTCACAACCTCAAAATATTAACAATGGTACTAAAGCTGCTTTCGATCGTCTATTGGGTGTGGATAATTTTTTCaactacttaaaaaaaatacctacAACTTCATTTATATACTACCAAAATATTGTTTCAACCTATGGCCACTACCAATCAAACATTATGATTTTTGGAATGTCAAAATGAAGACATTCTTTTTCTCCCAAACTTTATCGGATATTATAAAAGAAGGATTCACTATTCTAAAAAACACAACTCAGAAGAAAAAGTTGAAGGAAAACAAGCAGAAAGATTCAATGgctttattttctcttcaacaAGTAGTTGATGACAcaatttttccaaaaatattagGTGTAACAAGTGCAAAACAAGCTTAAGTTGCAAAATCAACACCTAAAAGTAGAATACACAATTGTTGTTGAAGCAACAAGTGAAGTTAATTAtatgagagaaaaacaaagtgGGCCTACTACAATCAACTATTGCAATGACGAAAAATCCAGTGTATCATAGTAGAATGAAACAATAGTAATTAAATATCATTCCATCAATAAGCAAAGACAAATATGATATTCGACTCAAGTACTCTTCGACAAAAGATCAAATtacagatattttcactaaggtGTTGTCAAGATTAAGGTTTAAACTACTACGCGCTATGTTTGGAGTTACTAAATTTTCATCAAGGACAAGTACTAAAGAATgatgcaaattctagaagaatataaaaaattctagGATAGATGTATTGAATTGTCATACAATTTCTAGAAATGAAGAAAATCATAAGATAGGAAGTAAAATCTAGAACATTACATAAGTGGTTGTAGCTACAAATTatagaaatgaagaaaattataaGATAGGAAGTAAAATCTAGAACATTCTACGTAAGTGATTGTAGCtaagattttctaaaataatcccTTGAGTAAAAGAAGGTCTATAAATAGTCCACTACCATTTCATGTATGACAAcacacaacacaagacaacatTTAACACAACTAAAACAACTACAAAATACACTTTTTCCAaccattaatttcatattttactatttccacatttttttattccatCAACTATTTCTTTTACAAAGTTAAAATACTAACATATGCATATTTGAGTGAAAACACACCCAATATGCATATGTAtagaacatatatatatatatatatatatatatatatatatatatatcataccacttatatttttttctgttcatGATTGGGACCTAAACCACTTACGATGTTAGATGGTAGGTTAGAAGACAAATTTCAAAGATATGATCAGGAAGGGGTGAGAGGAAGGAGAAATTGATGGggttaaaaagaaagttgaagcaGTGAAATAATTGTCCTTTTggtaatatatatacaaaaccAGAATAAAGAATCAATATGGAAATTGAATAAGTTGAATAAGAAGGACACAAAGCTTAACTGCGGCGGATATatagaacaagaagaaaaagaaattatgtaaGAGGTTTTGGCAGGTTATTGTGTGCAGGGAATCTctgaatagaaaacaaaatataaacttaagtGGGCAAAAGATGGGGACTGCAGCCGATCTTTTCACATAACAATCAAAGGAACAACAATATGATTTGTTGGGTGCAAGAACCTTCAGAAGTTatgaagtttaaaaatatttgtgggCATGTTCAATTAGGAAGACTGAAATAAACCTAAGTTAGATTAATACATTTACAAAAATCAAGGATGAAATTAACAACTTTCTGCTGCTAAATTTGACTCCCAGTAGGTAAAGGAGATAAATTTTCCGCACAAGGCAAATCTGATGGCTGTTGTACCAAAAGTATACTAGAAGACACTTAGAGTTGAACACGGACCAATATTCTTAATATGATGTAAGGGTCAAGTGATAGCAAAAATGTCTGAAAAAATGGAGCTATTATAGTGAAAATAGCTGGTTACTTTTCGAAAGGGAGAACTTTATTACATCATGTACAGGTCATAAATAAGTATGTAAATAAAtcttagagaaagaaaagaaatgaaaggttaaataataaatcttagAAATGAAAAGTGGAAATTACATCagattaaataataagattaaatatgttttttgtccTTAAAGTATCACATGATTTTGGGTTGCATGGCAAGGATGAAGTCCCATACTTAATCtcatgaataaaaagaaaagcaaagtggCAGAGAACGTAGAGGAAAGCTGGCATAGTGAAGAGGGAAGTTGGCATAAAACGTCGCATCGTCGTTTGCCACATCAAacaaaagttaacgccgttcaattttaaggactaatagtAATAGTTTCAAAACAATGAGGACTAAAAGCAATCAAAGTTTTGAGTAgagactaaacccaaaatcgtgTGATAATTAAgggatgaaaaacatatttaatcttaaagaatatatcaacaaaattaGTTATCAACAATTCAAGTACAAATTTCGGGTCCAACCTAACAAGTTGTgtgttttgaaataatttataaattaaaggctttacacagttaaaattaattctttttggAGAGAGGGAACTTAATctaaaaaggagagaaaatagAGACTCATTCTGAAGATAttcatcattattcttttctACTGAATGAAATGTATAGAAGTAACTAACTCCTTTATTCACGGAGTTGGACGTAATGTATATTAACTCTTTGCGATTTCTActattcaatatatttcttttctacaTTATTCTTGAGTTCTATTCTCGTTCTTAACtgaatgatattttattgattgcaTATTTATGGAAATCTAATTATTAGATACGATGTTACAACCTAGAATAGGATAAAACAACTAATAGATTCAACTCTAGACATAGAGATCCAATCATTGGTCATTCTAAATATATGAACTTAATGCTTAATGCAAATCTTTGTGGTAAAACCATCTAAgatattagaatttttattattaaagtgtaAACTTATTTCTAAGAAATTAAGGCTTGTTAAA encodes:
- the LOC106778845 gene encoding uncharacterized protein LOC106778845, which translates into the protein MKRYAAPAAPPSPLENNDNIEKPLTPVSPPPKLERRNSLEDEPKTLLQEEMDNAREAALKIINSHTKEEALKIFLTGLVPVETTSKQVKKDVVVSDCDDYE